In the Brassica napus cultivar Da-Ae chromosome A7, Da-Ae, whole genome shotgun sequence genome, one interval contains:
- the LOC106354403 gene encoding glutathione S-transferase U10, whose translation MEEKKSKVILHGMWASTYSKRVEIALKLKGISYEYVEEDLKNKTESLIQLNPVLKKIPLLVHDGKPVADTQVILDYIDETWKNSPRFYPEDPYERAQVRFWVSYINQQVFEVMGRVMLQEGEAQANSVEEARERFKVIEEGLKKQFPNKTIRGNDDVGLLDIIIIASFGVHKALHEAIGVEIIDPVNTPTLYNWIEQLQELTVIKEVEVPHDRLVTFLQKCRQEHLQHTANA comes from the exons ATGGAGGAAAAGAAGAGCAAAGTGATATTACATGGGATGTGGGCAAGCACATACTCCAAGAGGGTCGAGATCGCCCTTAAACTCAAGGGCATATCCTACGAGTACGTTGAAGAAGATCTAAAGAACAAGACAGAGTCGCTGATTCAACTCAACCCTGTTCTCAAGAAGATTCCTCTTCTTGTCCATGATGGTAAGCCAGTGGCTGATACACAAGTGATTCTTGACTATATCGATGAAACCTGGAAGAACTCTCCTCGTTTCTACCCGGAGGATCCTTATGAAAGGGCCCAGGTTCGGTTCTGGGTCAGCTACATCAACCAACAG GTGTTTGAGGTCATGGGTCGAGTAATGCTGCAAGAGGGTGAAGCTCAAGCAAATTCTGTGGAAGAGGCTAGAGAGAGGTTCAAAGTTATTGAAGAGGGACTCAAGAAGCAGTTCCCGAATAAAACCATCAGAGGGAATGATGACGTAGGGCTTTTGGACATCATCATTATCGCTAGTTTTGGAGTTCACAAAGCTCTTCATGAAGCAATCGGTGTAGAGATAATTGATCCGGTGAACACTCCAACTTTATACAACTGGATAGAGCAGCTGCAAGAGCTGACTGTAATCAAAGAAGTCGAAGTACCACATGATAGGTTGGTGACCTTTCTCCAGAAGTGTAGACAAGAGCATCTCCAGCACACTGCAAACGCCTAA
- the LOC106357274 gene encoding uncharacterized protein LOC106357274 isoform X2, with the protein MATATTSSIRSPQNWRTVVLFWTISLTVFYSLFQMGLRNSPPTPSSLSSDPIVTYAEQSTRLYDKMERDLQENGPKFLKQGETSQSLSLSDLFTLKDGIILPVLKVANPPVRANVLHLSTDYAVPVSEVVKSVFSPYFENTIWYQDSDMYHFSMFHASHHIVSVPATEDEVEAEAAAVKAVASKLCPLEIVLDRVLLTSTGVLLGCWKVNSGDDPITIRSKLRSVLPRAPEKQLYDAAILHTSLARLLGPPISPTEAGSGDHLQVLHELVTKLNNQIRGFKALVSELWYVEEFDLLALALGGRMKVRSFPLGCTKS; encoded by the exons ATGGCGACAGCGACGACGTCTTCAATTAGGTCACCACAGAACTGGAGAACCGTTGTGTTATTCTGGACAATCTCTCTCACTGTCTTCTACTCTCTCTTCCAAATGGGTCTTCGAAACTCGCCACCCACTccatcatcattatcatcag ATCCTATTGTCACGTATGCGGAACAAAGCACGAGGTTGTATGATAAAATGGAACGCGATTTACAGGAAAATGGTCCCAAGTTCCTTAAACAAGGCGAGACATCTCAGTCATTGTCACTTTCAGATCTCTTCACACTCAAGGATGGGATTATATTACCTGTCCTAAAG GTTGCGAATCCCCCTGTGCGAGCTAATGTGTTACATCTCAGCACAGATTACGCTGTCCCTGTCTC GGAAGTGGTGAAGAGTGTGTTCAGCCCTTACTTTGAAAACA ccATCTGGTATCAAGACTCTGACATGTACCACTTCAGCATGTTTCATGCGTCTCATCACATTGTCTCTGTTCCAGCTACCGAAGATGAG GTTGAAGCAGAAGCAGCTGCTGTTAAGGCAGTTGCTAGCAAGCTCTGCCCTTTGGAGATTGTATTGGATAGAGTTCTCTTAACCTCAACAGGTGTTCTTCTTGGATGCTGGAAg GTTAATTCTGGAGATGATCCCATAACCATTCGTTCAAAATTGAGATCCGTGCTTCCACGTGCACCGGAGAAGCAACTT TACGATGCGGCAATTCTCCATACATCATTAGCAAGGCTGCTTGGTCCTCCTATATCTCCAACTGAG GCTGGTTCTGGGGACCATCTCCAAGTTCTTCACGAACTGGTCACAAAACTAAACAACCAAATCCGAGGATTCAAG GCATTAGTATCAGAGCTATGGTATGTAGAAGAGTTTGATCTTCTGGCGCTTGCATTGGGAGGAAGAATGAAGGTTCGATCGTTCCCACTTGGCTGCACAAAGAGCTAA
- the LOC106354399 gene encoding HVA22-like protein a, translating into MGSGAGNFIKVLLRNFDVLAGPVVSLVYPLHASVRAIETQSHADDKQWLTYWVLYSLLTLFELTFAKLIEWVPIWSYLKLILTCWLVIPYFSGAAYVYEHFVRPVFVNPQSINIWYVPKKMDIFRKPDDVLTAAEKYIAENGPDAFQKILSRSDKSRRYEQRETMYGEEYQYQGHYKSF; encoded by the exons ATGGGATCTGGAGCTGGAAATTTCATCAAGGTTCTTTTGAGGAACTTTGATGTTCTTGCTGG GCCTGTTGTTAGTCTCGTTTATCCACT ACATGCCTCAGTCAGAGCAATTGAAACTCAATCTCACGCTGATGACAAACAATGGCTCACTTACTGGGTCCTTTACTCCTTACTTACACTCTTCGAGCTCACATTCGCCAAACTCATCGAATG GGTACCAATATGGTCGTACTTGAAGCTGATCTTGACTTGCTGGCTTGTGATTCCTTACTTCAGCGGCGCTGCTTATGTCTACGAACATTTTGTGAGACCTGTGTTTGTTAACCCACAGAGCATTAACATTTGGTATGTGCCAAAGAAGATGGATATCTTCAGAAAGCCAGATGATGTGTTAACAGCTGCTGAGAAGTACATTGCAGAGAATGGACCTGATGCTTTCCAGAAGATCTTAAGCCGA tctgATAAATCAAGAAGATATGAGCAGCGTGAGACCATGTATGGTGAAGAGTATCAGTACCAAGGGCACTACAAAAGCTTTTAG
- the LOC106404445 gene encoding pentatricopeptide repeat-containing protein At1g74600, chloroplastic-like: protein MKCLANESLNLLKISPFSSSSSAYRLLSSVSNLRNPSLLSTKDCTFSTPFNPFHFFNDQSSSSPCTLQTTRLLQGHLLRRYLLPFDAFLTKSLLSWYSKSGSMADAAKLFDTIPQPDVISCNIMISGYRQCKLFEESWRFFCKMHFLGFEANEISYGSVLSACTALQAPLLNELVFCHAVKMGFFLCEVVQSALIDSFSKSLRFHDAYKVFSEIISPNVYCWNTMIAGALRNQDYGSVFDLFYEMCGGVQRPDSYTYSTVLAACASLEKLRFGKAVQARVIKSGAEDVFVNTTIVDLYAKCGHMAEAREVFSCIPNPSVVSWTVMLSGFTKSNDAISALEIFKEMRRSGVEISRCTVTSVVSACGGPFMVSEASQVHAWVLKSEFYLDSSVAASLISMYSKRGDIHLSEDVFKGLDDVQRPNVVNVMVSSLSQNNKPGKAIRLFTRMLQEGLRPDEFSVCSLLSVLDSLSLGKQIHSYILKSGLILDLTVGSSLFTLYSKCGSLEESFSLFQEIPVKDNACWASMISGYNEYGHLKEAIGLFGEMLSDGTSPDESTLSAVLTVCASLPSLPRSKEIHGYALRAGIDKGMPLGSALVNTYSKCGSLKLARQVYDRLPEMDPVSCSSLISGYSQHGLIQDGFFLFRDLIMSGFTMDSFAVSSILKAAALSDASSLGAQVHAYITKMGLCTEPSVGSSLLTMYSKFGSIEDCCKAFNQINGPDLIAWTALIASFAQHGKGTEALQVFNLMKEKGIKPDKVTFVGVLSACSHGGLVEEAYIHLNSMVKDYGIEPENRHYACMVDALGRSGRLKEAESFINNMPIKADALVWGTLLAACRLHEDVELGKLAAKKAIELEPSDAAAYVSLSNILAEVGEWEEVEETRKLMKGKGVEKEPGWSSL from the coding sequence ATGAAATGTCTAGCGAATGAAAGCTTGAACCTTTTAAAAATCTcacctttttcttcttcctcctctgctTACAGACTACTCTCTTCCGTCTCCAATCTCCGAAACCCATCTCTCCTTTCCACCAAAGACTGTACCTTTTCAACTCCTTTTAACCCTTTTCACTTCTTCAACGATCAATCAAGCTCAAGCCCTTGCACGCTCCAAACAACCAGACTCCTACAAGGCCACTTGCTCAGACGATATCTATTACCGTTCGATGCTTTCCTTACGAAATCGCTGCTTAGCTGGTACTCGAAGTCGGGTTCCATGGCTGATGCAGCTAAGCTGTTCGACACAATTCCTCAACCAGATGTTATCTCTTGTAATATCATGATCTCTGGTTATAGACAGTGTAAACTGTTCGAAGAGTCGTGGAGGTTCTTCTGTAAGATGCATTTCTTGGGTTTTGAGGCGAATGAGATAAGTTATGGGTCTGTGCTGTCGGCTTGTACTGCTCTACAGGCTCCTCTGTTGAATGAGCTTGTCTTTTGTCATGCAGTAAAGATGGGGTTTTTCTTGTGTGAAGTTGTTCAATCGGCTTTAATTGACTCCTTCTCTAAAAGTCTCAGATTCCATGATGCTTATAAGGTGTTCAGTGAGATTATATCTCCTAACGTGTATTGTTGGAACACTATGATAGCAGGAGCACTTAGAAATCAAGACTATGGTTCTGTTTTTGATCTTTTCTATGAGATGTGTGGTGGAGTTCAGAGACCTGATAGTTATACATATTCCACTGTTTTGGCTGCGTGTGCTTCCCTTGAGAAGCTTAGGTTCGGGAAAGCGGTACAAGCTCGGGTGATCAAAAGCGGAGCAGAAGATGTGTTTGTAAACACTACGATCGTTGATTTGTATGCCAAGTGTGGCCATATGGCTGAAGCTAGGGAAGTATTCTCCTGTATCCCCAACCCTAGTGTTGTCTCTTGGACAGTTATGCTGTCTGGTTTCACAAAGAGTAATGATGCTATCTCCGCTCTTGAGATATTCAAGGAAATGAGACGTTCAGGTGTTGAGATTAGCAGATGTACTGTGACCAGTGTAGTTTCTGCTTGTGGAGGGCCTTTTATGGTCTCTGAAGCAAGCCAGGTCCATGCTTGGGTCTTAAAGAGTGAATTCTATCTCGATTCTTCAGTGGCTGCCTCCTTGATTAGTATGTACTCAAAGAGAGGAGATATTCATCTCTCTGAAGATGTTTTCAAGGGTTTGGATGATGTTCAGAGGCCAAATGTTGTAAACGTAATGGTCTCTTCACTTTCGCAGAATAATAAGCCTGGTAAAGCAATAAGACTGTTTACTAGAATGCTTCAGGAGGGTTTGAGACCTGATGAGTTTAGTGTATGCAGTTTGTTAAGTGTATTAGATAGTCTGAGTTTAGGTAAGCAGATTCATAGCTACATTCTCAAAAGTGGGTTAATCCTGGATCTCACTGTTGGAAGCTCTCTTTTCACATTGTACTCCAAGTGTGGTAGTTTGGAAGAATCATTTAGTTTATTCCAGGAGATACCTGTTAAAGACAATGCTTGCTGGGCTTCTATGATCTCTGGTTACAATGAGTACGGTCATCTTAAGGAAGCTATTGGACTATTCGGTGAGATGTTGTCTGATGGGACTAGTCCTGATGAGAGTACTCTATCCGCTGTTCTAACTGTGTGcgcttctcttccttctctgcCAAGAAGTAAAGAAATACATGGGTACGCGTTAAGAGCTGGTATTGACAAAGGGATGCCTCTTGGTTCTGCACTAGTAAACACTTACTCAAAATGTGGCTCACTAAAGTTGGCTAGACAGGTCTATGATAGGCTCCCTGAAATGGATCCAGTTTCGTGTTCCTCCTTAATCTCAGGATATTCACAGCACGGTTTAATCCAGGATGGCTTCTTCCTGTTTCGTGATCTGATCATGTCTGGTTTCACCATGGACTCCTTTGCAGTTTCATCCATTCTCAAAGCCGCTGCTCTCTCAGACGCATCATCTCTAGGAGCTCAGGTTCATGCCTACATCACAAAGATGGGATTGTGCACAGAGCCTTCCGTGGGGAGTTCACTACTTACTATGTATTCAAAATTTGGAAGCATTGAGGATTGCTGTAAAGCATTCAACCAGATCAATGGCCCGGATTTAATCGCATGGACTGCTCTCATTGCAAGTTTTGCGCAACATGGAAAGGGCACTGAAGCGTTACAAGTGTTTAATCTTATGAAGGAAAAAGGAATCAAGCCTGATAAAGTGACTTTCGTAGGAGTCTTATCCGCTTGTAGTCATGGTGGTTTGGTCGAAGAAGCTTATATCCATCTAAACTCGATGGTAAAAGACTACGGTATCGAACCTGAGAACCGCCATTATGCATGCATGGTCGATGCTTTGGGGAGGTCAGGAAGACTTAAAGAAGCTGAGAGTTTTATCAACAATATGCCTATTAAAGCAGACGCTTTGGTCTGGGGAACATTGCTTGCTGCTTGCAGACTTCACGAGGATGTTGAACTCGGAAAGCTAGCTGCTAAAAAGGCTATAGAGCTAGAGCCGTCAGACGCTGCAGCGTATGTTTCACTCTCGAACATCCTTGCAGAGgttggtgaatgggaagaagtgGAGGAAACTCGGAAACTGATGAAAGGAAAAGGTGTAGAGAAGGAACCAGGGTGGAGTTCTCTTTGA
- the LOC106354401 gene encoding putative pentatricopeptide repeat-containing protein At1g74580 yields the protein MNPPLLPRHVAAVIKCQRDPMKALQIFNSMKKEETFKHTLSTYRSVIEKLGLYGKFDAMEQVLVDLRRNIGNHMLEGVYVGVMKSYGKRGRVQEAVNVFERMDFYDCEPTVFSYNAIMSVLVDGGYFDQAHKVYMRMRDRGITPDVYSFTIRMKSFCKTGRPHAALRLLGNMSSQGCEVSAVAYCTVVGGFYEESLKVEAFELFGKMLGANVSLCVSAFNKVMHVLCKKGDVEECEKLLEKVIKRGVLPNLFTYNFYILGLCQRGEVDSAVRTVGCMIENGPKPDVVTYNNLICGLCKSAKFHEAEFYLGKMVNQGLEPDGFTYNTLIAGYCKSGTVQLAERILGDAVFNGFAPDEFTYRSLIEGLCHEGETNRALALFNEALGKGIKPNVILYNTLIKGLSKHGLILEAAQLATEMSEKGLIPEVQTFNILVNGLCKMGCVNDADGLVKVMISKGYFPDVFTFNILIHGYSTELKMERALEMLDVMIDNGVVPDVYTYNSLLNGLCKTSKYEDVMETYKTMVEKGCGPNVFTFNILLESLCRYKKLDEALGLLEEMRRKSVEPDAVTFGTLIDGFCKNGDLDGAYKLLREMEEIHKVSSSTATYNIIIRAYTEKLNVAMAEKLFREMVGRCLVPDGYTYRVMVDGYCKTGNVDLGYRFLMRMMEDGFVPSLTTLGRVINCLCVEDRVYEAAGIIHRMVQKGVVPEAVNTIFDVDKREVAAPKLVLEDLLKKGCITYYAYELLFDGLRDKRLRKKKGFTVVAI from the coding sequence ATGAACCCTCCTCTGCTTCCGAGGCACGTAGCTGCGGTTATAAAATGCCAGAGAGACCCAATGAAAGCGTTACAGATCTTCAACTCGATGAAAAAGGAGGAAACTTTCAAGCACACTCTGTCCACCTACCGCAGCGTGATTGAAAAGCTCGGCCTTTACGGTAAATTCGACGCCATGGAGCAAGTTTTAGTTGATCTGCGGCGGAACATCGGCAACCATATGCTCGAAGGTGTCTACGTCGGTGTAATGAAAAGCTACGGTAAGAGAGGGAGAGTTCAAGAAGCTGTTAATGTCTTCGAAAGGATGGATTTTTATGACTGTGAGCCGACGGTTTTCTCTTACAACGCTATCATGAGTGTGTTGGTTGATGGTGGGTACTTTGATCAAGCGCACAAGGTGTATATGAGGATGAGGGACAGAGGGATTACTCCCGATGTGTACTCGTTTACGATTAGGATGAAGTCGTTTTGTAAAACGGGTAGGCCTCACGCTGCGTTGAGGCTTCTTGGTAACATGTCTTCTCAGGGGTGTGAGGTGAGTGCGGTTGCGTATTGCACGGTGGTTGGTGGGTTTTATGAGGAGAGTTTGAAGGTGGAGGCGTTTGAGTTGTTTGGGAAGATGCTTGGAGCAAATGTTTCTCTTTGCGTTAGTGCGTTTAATAAGGTTATGCACGTTCTTTGCAAGAAGGGAGATGTTGAGGAGTGTGAGAAGCTGTTGGAGAAAGTTATTAAAAGAGGGGTTTTGCCGAATCtgtttacttataatttttatattctaGGGCTTTGTCAGAGAGGTGAGGTTGATTCTGCTGTTCGTACGGTGGGTTGTATGATAGAGAATGGACCAAAGCCTGATGTTGTCACGTATAACAATCTGATATGTGGTTTATGCAAGAGTGCCAAGTTTCATGAGGCGGAGTTTTACTTAGGGAAGATGGTGAATCAAGGGCTTGAGCCTGATGGATTTACCTATAACACATTAATAGCTGGCTATTGTAAAAGTGGAACGGTGCAGCTTGCGGAAAGGATTCTAGGTGACGCTGTCTTCAACGGGTTTGCGCCTGATGAGTTTACATACCGCTCATTGATCGAAGGACTGTGCCACGAAGGCGAAACGAACCGTGCTTTAGCCTTGTTTAACGAGGCCTTGGGGAAGGGAATCAAGCCTAATGTGATTCTTTACAACACGCTGATCAAAGGGTTGTCTAAGCATGGTTTGATTCTGGAGGCTGCTCAGCTAGCGACTGAAATGTCTGAGAAGGGTTTGATCCCCGAGGTGCAGACTTTTAACATACTCGTGAATGGATTGTGCAAGATGGGATGTGTTAATGATGCTGATGGTCTTGTTAAAGTCATGATCTCCAAAGGGTACTTTCCTGACGTTTTTACGTTCAATATCTTGATTCATGGTTACTCTACAGAGCTGAAAATGGAAAGGGCGCTTGAGATGTTGGATGTTATGATAGACAATGGCGTTGTTCCTGACGTGTATACTTACAACTCTTTGTTGAACGGTCTCTGCAAGACGTCTAAGTACGAAGATGTGATGGAAACGTATAAAACGATGGTGGAGAAAGGTTGTGGTCCGAACGTATTCACGTTTAATATACTTCTGGAGAGTCTATGCAGATACAAGAAACTAGATGAAGCCTTGGGGTTGCTTGAGgaaatgagaaggaagagtgtgGAGCCAGACGCGGTTACGTTTGGAACGTTGATCGATGGGTTCTGCAAAAACGGAGACTTGGATGGAGCGTACAAGCTACTCCGGGAGATGGAAGAGATTCACAAGGTCTCAAGCTCAACGGCGACGTATAACATCATCATCCGTGCTTACACTGAGAAGTTAAATGTTGCTATGGCCGAAAAGCTTTTCCGAGAGATGGTTGGTCGTTGTCTTGTTCCTGATGGATACACGTACCGGGTTATGGTTGATGGTTATTGCAAAACGGGAAATGTTGATTTAGGGTACAGGTTTTTGATGAGGATGATGGAAGATGGGTTTGTTCCATCGCTCACAACGCTTGGACGTGTGATAAACTGTCTTTGTGTGGAGGATAGAGTTTATGAGGCTGCTGGTATTATCCATCGGATGGTTCAGAAAGGGGTGGTACCTGAGGCTGTGAACACTATTTTTGATGTTGACAAAAGGGAGGTGGCTGCTCCTAAGCTTGTCTTGGAGGATCTGTTGAAGAAGGGGTGTATTACGTATTATGCTTACGAACTTCTTTTTGATGGCCTTAGAGATAAAAGGCTACGCAAGAAAAAGGGGTTCACAGTTGTAGCCATATGA
- the LOC106357274 gene encoding uncharacterized protein LOC106357274 isoform X1, translating to MATATTSSIRSPQNWRTVVLFWTISLTVFYSLFQMGLRNSPPTPSSLSSDPIVTYAEQSTRLYDKMERDLQENGPKFLKQGETSQSLSLSDLFTLKDGIILPVLKVANPPVRANVLHLSTDYAVPVSEVVKSVFSPYFENTIWYQDSDMYHFSMFHASHHIVSVPATEDEVEAEAAAVKAVASKLCPLEIVLDRVLLTSTGVLLGCWKVNSGDDPITIRSKLRSVLPRAPEKQLYDAAILHTSLARLLGPPISPTEQAGSGDHLQVLHELVTKLNNQIRGFKALVSELWYVEEFDLLALALGGRMKVRSFPLGCTKS from the exons ATGGCGACAGCGACGACGTCTTCAATTAGGTCACCACAGAACTGGAGAACCGTTGTGTTATTCTGGACAATCTCTCTCACTGTCTTCTACTCTCTCTTCCAAATGGGTCTTCGAAACTCGCCACCCACTccatcatcattatcatcag ATCCTATTGTCACGTATGCGGAACAAAGCACGAGGTTGTATGATAAAATGGAACGCGATTTACAGGAAAATGGTCCCAAGTTCCTTAAACAAGGCGAGACATCTCAGTCATTGTCACTTTCAGATCTCTTCACACTCAAGGATGGGATTATATTACCTGTCCTAAAG GTTGCGAATCCCCCTGTGCGAGCTAATGTGTTACATCTCAGCACAGATTACGCTGTCCCTGTCTC GGAAGTGGTGAAGAGTGTGTTCAGCCCTTACTTTGAAAACA ccATCTGGTATCAAGACTCTGACATGTACCACTTCAGCATGTTTCATGCGTCTCATCACATTGTCTCTGTTCCAGCTACCGAAGATGAG GTTGAAGCAGAAGCAGCTGCTGTTAAGGCAGTTGCTAGCAAGCTCTGCCCTTTGGAGATTGTATTGGATAGAGTTCTCTTAACCTCAACAGGTGTTCTTCTTGGATGCTGGAAg GTTAATTCTGGAGATGATCCCATAACCATTCGTTCAAAATTGAGATCCGTGCTTCCACGTGCACCGGAGAAGCAACTT TACGATGCGGCAATTCTCCATACATCATTAGCAAGGCTGCTTGGTCCTCCTATATCTCCAACTGAG CAGGCTGGTTCTGGGGACCATCTCCAAGTTCTTCACGAACTGGTCACAAAACTAAACAACCAAATCCGAGGATTCAAG GCATTAGTATCAGAGCTATGGTATGTAGAAGAGTTTGATCTTCTGGCGCTTGCATTGGGAGGAAGAATGAAGGTTCGATCGTTCCCACTTGGCTGCACAAAGAGCTAA